In Maniola jurtina chromosome Z, ilManJurt1.1, whole genome shotgun sequence, the genomic window TTTTCTTCCATTGGGACGTCTCGGAGTGGTAGTGCAAGGAGAAGAGATGATACTTTAACTTCTTATTAAAAATGTCCTagtcaaatttaaaaaaaaaattataaatataggtTAATTATTACGCGAGAATTTGTGCTCATATTATGtatgaatttattataaatatagatttgGAACTGTATAGGTATGTTTGTCAGTttgttagttatttttttacgaCTAATAGCTGAACCAATCTTGATGTAGCCAGCTTTTTGGAAGCAAGCTATTTATCACGGGAAAATAGAGACATATATATAgtagataattataattaaattaaaagttgaCGAACCGAGACAACAGTAGTTCTAGGTGATAATGTGCATATGTATGGGAATAAACCAATGGTTTAATGTTTCAGACGCCCAAGCTCCGAACTTGTGGATCTTGATAGTTTCAAGACACATTCAGGTGGCATTCCTGCACAATACAAAGAACCACCGACGAGATACTCAGCTGAAAGTAAAACTACAACTGAATCTGTGGAATCATCTCCTGCTAATGAGCCGTCTCACACCAAAGAATCGCAACGAGAAGGTCACAGTTTGTCAAGTAGAATCAGGTTCCAAGAAATTTTAGATGATTCAAAATTGCCACCGGACTACAAGCAAACGACAACGTACGATCAAGATACAACTGAATACACGACGATGACAGCAATGGAAAAGGTTGCTCTAGATTTATATGCTTATTTGGCTGGAGAAAATCTGAATAACGAAATAAGTCCATCTAGCGAATTGAGCCTCGATGCGTCGACTGCAGTAGGCGAAGATGCATGGACTACTGAAGTAGTCAGCACGACCGAAGAAGAGACGACACCAACCACCACAACCACGACGACTACTACGACGACGACTACCACAACCACGCCAGCCCCCACCACTACCACAACCACAGCCGCACCCACTCGCCCTTCGAGGTTCAAGGGTCGCCCTGGTGCCCGGTCTCGCGCTCCTGCTTCCACCAGTGCAGCCACTGAAGCACCACAGGAGACCTCTACAAGAGTACGAGGTAAACAAACGTCATCtaacaaaactattttttctagtgcaacgggtggggtttgaaccgccgacctttcggaattcagtccactcctcaaccgttgagctatcgaggcttataATTTACTTTGAAAGACCAAATTTTCTTGCTTTTTCTAAACAACATTCCCATTTGAACGGAGTTTAATGTTTCGTTTCTAAAACGGTTCCGTTCAAACGTGAATATTTTCTATGGCGTATCACTTTACTGAATGCGCACATAACAGGACTTGATGTTTTTCTGTAATTCATGTACTATTGTacgtatatatattatatgtaataatatattatgtaaatatttatgattGCAATATGAAAGCGAATTTTTTACTATTCTTTCTTGCTGCTCTGCGATTTTTATGCGAAGTTATAAAGTAGTTCAGCCAGTTGCAAAAGGAATTGGAATGTCATTCTACCACTTTACTGCCAGTTTATATTTTATGCAGGCAGTAGTGCTGGCAATGGTGGCTCCACATTAAGGTGATCGATTGTATTATAAGACacctgtttattttttattctccGAACGAAATAATTACATTCGTGTTGTTAAAACGTAGATCCAAAATCAACACTTACTGcatattttactatattatgaATATTCAAGTTGTATTTACGGATTTACCCGCATGGTTTCACACGGTATgttacttataatttaataacacgAATGTGTTGAATGAATATAGATACTAAGAGTGTAATTATCGAACTCAAATTTTAAGATTCTCCAAAAATTTTGTcccaacaaaaatatataatgtgTTGGCTTCATAACTTTTGATATTGAGTCCATTGCAAAATGTTATAGGTTTAGTAAGTGAGCATTTGTTGGCAGGTCGATTTGGTAAGCCAAACGGGGTCCGGAAAAcaaccgccgccgccgccgctgcgGTCGAAACCTCTACGTCAGCCGCACCTGTTGAAAAACCAGCACAGGCTAAGGTTAGCATAGATTTGTTATAATttcttatggactaagagccagcgcgtgcgaGACCTTCGTTACTTTATAAAAGccgaaagtttctctgcgtattgccccGAACACAaagaggaacgatcagcgactatgaagtttggaacatggtggctttgggagataacaggtaataaaggtgtaaaaaatcttatgtcaaaatataaagtgtaattatttcatagttccaatttttattttatagacttaattctttgacgtaagatttttttacacctttgttacctgttatagAGCACCCATGACCCAAACTTCATAATTGCTGAAATCCCCCATTACTCCCCCCAATACTTcctgtgttgggggcaatacGGAAAAAACTTttggcttttataaaataaagaagatcTGGCACGCGCTGTCTCTCTCTCTATTACTTTTATCCTATAAGCGATTTTTCTTGATATTGTAAAGCGACATGCCTGAGCGATATTCTGCAATGcgaatatataattattaattaactttttttatttagctCTCCTGAATCTAGCACGTTACAACATTCGTTCACACAAGTACCTAAATCGTATAACAATgctgtattgttttatttttagctctacataatataacctatatgtttagctacctacctagattGTCGTGACGGTGAAACGTGAACCGCATTTTtagttttaacaatttatttctGAGTAGGTACTCAgggattatcacactaataatttttagagtttatatgtgtgtgtatgcgtATTATATGTGTTACGCATTTGGTTAGAAATGGAGGCAGATTACACCCTGTCTGGCTACCATGGGCaggagataaaaattatatccccggaTTCAATGATGAAtgatagaaatcagtggatataatcggggatataatttttatctactgcccctGCAAGCCGggctggattaacacataggctactttctatcccttAAAAATTCATAGTTTCCGCGggatatttaattacttcatAGTATCTGCGTGGATATATCCACGCGAATATTATACCATCTAAATTAAAGTAATTGCAGTcttgcgcattgctggagcaagcTGCGAGCCAAATCCACGCTCTGTTATCATTTACACAGAATATAATCTTCGAtaaaatatgcttttttcaggagcatacttttgattgatttttttaaacttgtgtgaACGTATGTTTgatttagtaattattttgGCATTAGGTATAGATTTGTCAGTTAACTGTAAAGTTGTGCAGTGGAACTGGCCTATCTACGacagtgatattttttttcggATTGAGTATGCTGCGTAGGCCCTACTGGCCGCTACATCGTAACCGTCAAGGTGGCGAGCACGAAGCTTCGCCGGTggatgagccctagggctcgaaTAAATTATTGAAGAGATTGGGGGGGCAACGTCCTCCTAAAGGCGCCTCCTGTGAGGCTCGGACCACGGCTTAGAGTGATGTTGGGATAGGTAGATTGGTTGGACTAGTTAGTCCGTACGTCCTTGCCAAAACATGACCGATAGGTAATGTTAATATGTACCTAACCTTTATGTAACCTGTATAATTCTCAGTCAAGATTTGGTGCTCAGGGCATCTTTTATCGAGGGGAATTACTTACAGAGATATTTATTTGTCTCGTTTTATATTGTTAGCAGGCATTCGGACGTCGCGGTCTATTTGCTGGTCGGACTCGGCCCAGCACCAGTGCTCCAGTTCAAGATGCACCAAACACGAATGCTCCCACTGAAGGTTCAGCTCCCAGGTAATTTGTTTGTCCGTAAAATATATTGAGTTGGTTCGTGACATGACATAAGTTTGTTCATTTATAGATTCCGTAGGtatccgaagggtgcctacggaagaatcttattactaagcctccgatgTCATGTAGGTCCATCTGTCTATGAGCtcgctgtatctcatgaatataggtagagagttgaaattttcacagacagtgtgtttctattgccgcttattatacttatcattcatagtaattaaatgatttttttgtcATACAGGCCCCGACTTCGTCCAGGTCAGCGAAGAATTGGTACCACAACAACCGTAGCGCCTACATCCGCTGAAGCAGGGGAAACCGCTGCTCCAGTTACAAACCCGTCGTCCGGAGAAGTGATCGAAACAACACCTATTCCTTCTAGAACAattgggtacctacctatatttttttaactaaataggCGTGCGCTTGATTGCTAGCACACTGGAGTAGGTGATGATGACGTCTAAGGtgcagcgcgcttgcctagaatcACAATCTATCACCTCTTTCACAATCTATCGTTTTACACATGACTACTTTTTaactatcataaaaaaaaattaaggacgAATCCTAGAGGACGGGTGGATTGTTTCAAATCCGCAATCGGGTTTTTGTTATATACTTTAATTTAATGGtcgttttgttttgaaaatatgaataaatgtgaggaaatattataaatacgctATGAATAGCGACATAACACCACACGTCAAACAGTCTGTACGCTTTTCTtaacaatttttgcagttttcaacaactcaataaaaatatttgaaactgCATAATCATTTTAAGCATCGAATACTGACAAAGCGGattattttatagtaattaaaaattagtgcTGTATAGTACAGACTACAGGTACAGATAGATACAAAAaaggtacttattttttatcttatttgCAGCCGCAAACCTGGTTCAAGGCCGGTTGCCCTAAGACCAGGGCCAAGGTTGAACATCAGGCCCAGTGCTCGCTTGAGACCTGGTTTGACCAGCGCAGCGCCCACCGAACCTGCCTCTGAAGCACCAGTTGGTGAGACCCCTGCACCCGAGGCACCAGCCACCGAATCTGACCCTgaggtatgtacctaatacaTAACCTAGTACTTCTTTTttaactactttttattttgtttgaaaagagcACCGAAAATCATAGTTGAAACTTGGAATACCCCATTAGGTCGACACACGACATTTAACgtatcgcagggagccgctggattcaggcggcgcacgACGTTAACGTGAGGATATCTCTACAAGGGACGTATGTCtagtagtggacgtctattggttgataatgatgatgatgatgagctaCTAAGTTCTAAGTTGCTAAGCGCCTTAATtaattttcgaaaaattaatgtaatttcATACGTGATTTTTACACGTGGTGGGTAGGTATTGCCCACAAAATGGAAGGATAATAAGTATGATGTTTAACTAGACGCAGTTCAACAACTAAAGCTATACTTAtatcttactagctgatacccgcgacttcgttcgcgtggatgtaggtttttcaaaattcccgtgagaactctttgattttccgggataaaaagtagcctatgcacttatccagggtataatcctatctccattctaaacaacccaatccgtccagtagtttttgcgtgaaggagtaacaaacacacacacacacacacacagacacacacacatacaaaccttctcctttataatattagtgtgatgtgatttactGCTTACACGTCATTGAAAATAAACAGCATAAATTTAGGTATGTAATTGTTTGGaaactataacataatataggtaatctTATAAGTAGATAACCTAGAGAAAGAGTAAATAATTTCCaatataagtatacctactaaacCATCTACACAATACAAGTCTGTGGTAGTTGAAAGTGAACCAAGGGCagctacttttaatttaatattccaAATTAAATCATACGATCGAGCTGTGTCGAAGAATGTTGTTAtttcagaataaaataaatatcaaaatattgtTGAATTGCGTGGAATTTAATTATTAGATATAAATTAAGAATAGCGTGTGCAAAGCTGTGATAAGTAGATAAAGGATTATCCAAGCCGGTTCACTACTGGAAATGGGCTCTCCGAATGACAAGGATTCGATCATAGTCCACCGCGCTGGACAAgcgcggattggtagacttcacatacctttgagaaaattatggagaactctcaggcatgcaggtttcttcacgatgttttccttcaacgttaaaggaagtgatatttaattgattgaaacgcacacaactccgaGAAGTtagcccgggatcaaacccccgagcTCCCGAATAGGAAactgacgttttaaccactagactatatTATCAAGTACCTATCACCACTTCTGGACTGATTACCCGTCTGTTTTCCCCTTTCGATGATTAGGACTTTGAGCAATCGCAAAAAAATCTGTATCCAGGTTTTCGGAAACTTTTTACTCAAGCTTAGAGCCAAGGAAATATTTgttataacttattattaacCTCAGATAATCTCACAGGCATCAGCACCGACTGCTGCGCCAGAACAGCCCCGCGGAGTATTGAAGCTCCGCAATCGGCTGCAAGTGTCACCTTCGCCGAAACCCCGCGTCGCCGTCACGCCACCAGCACGTCGTCCCAATCCTCTACTGAAGAAGAGACTGCCTTCTACTGAGGTAAGATTTTTGCTCCCtcaaaagagttttttttttaagcaaGTCTTGCGTTTGGTGACAATCGGGCTTacaaagcaatgatgaggtctagatCGGAGCgaacttgcctagaagatgcctatacaCTCTTGATTTAAAGGTATTATAGGGCACCCCTTGTGTGCACCGTTATTGGTAGAAAGcaaaaattttcacagaatacgtatttttattgccgcgtcaccgactctcacttgaccgattttgtctGTATTGTAAAAGCTACACCCACTAGAAATCAGTGCCCCTGACTCGTGACACTGTTGCCATAGCTCAGTCTTCTCCCACTGTATTAGTGTGACTAAATTAAAACATTCTTTTAAGGCTACGACAGAAGCACCGAAAAAGTCAACAGAGTCGTCAGAAGAGAGCACCAGTGCTGAAAAAAGCGAAGCAGAGGCCGAGACGGAGGCCGCGCCCGCTGAAACGACGCCCGCCCCACCCTTGCGAGGTCTGGACGCGCTCATCGCGCGAAGACGCGCCGCCGGTATCGGTGGCCGGCCAGTGCGCCCCGCCAGGGGAGCGAGATCCCCTTAACAACCTCAAACCCTTCCGTTAACTAAATTTACATTACGACACTAAGTACTTTAAGGACATTTCAAACCAACCCTCGGGCCTCGAAAACACTTGAAGCGCAGTCCAACACTTGATCGTTCTGCGGTCGTACAGCATTGCCAACCTATCGGACCAACAGAGTCAGGACTCAGGAGTGCAAAACAACACAGTGCTTGCGCTCACACTtacactatacctacttagtaggtgGTCTGCGTAGTTGGCTAGTATCCGtttaaatgtccacccgtggcTGAAATTCGATCAGGAAAACATAATACTTTCAATAGCATACCTACCTGTTTTGGAAATGATTGTCATCGCCATCGCCATACTAATGAGACTGTCATAGTGTAAATTTAGTGTTTTTTCTATGACGGCGCTCACCGAGGGgacaaataatttaatatctttatctatctatatacaTTATTGATACTATAATTCTGTACCCATATTTTCTACGTGGTTGTTTTAATAATCTGTAGAAATTCTTTAAAATACTTTTCCGTTTTGATTTCTCGGTGAAAATTAGCGTTCGTCATATTAGTCAAATTATTCCCCAAACTGCCTAGAGATTACTCTAATTCTCAGTTCTTTTATAATTACTAGTTGTATGctactttataatatgtaattagacttatagttttttaatttttaaactgttTTGTAGTGTCCTCGACACCTAACCAtttttataaagatttttttcaataagtgtctaattttaattatttgcatTATGTACATAGTAGAAGTTAATTTTGTTACAAGTGTGTATTCAGGGTTCGATTTTGGAAAAGAGCCAATTGCTTGGCAAATATAAACTTACAAACCAAATTACTAACCATCGAAATCCATTATAGTGGAGATATCCTAATCGCCAAAGTACGCCCATAAGACTAGGGACGCTATAAAACTTTGATAAGAATGCTTTTCATTTACATATCTAATAAAGAAGCGAAAACCGAATTTTCATCTTTAAGCGTCGACTAGTTCCTGATATAGTGAATAATGATAGTAATGACGATCTGATGACAAGCATCGGTGCTATTACCCTTCACCAGGCGGTTCCAaatctacttaagtatttatgataaatataacttcaaaattCAAGAACAAACTATATGCCATTAGTATTTTACGCCATAAACCAAATCACTCATGCCTGTTGCTTAGAAATTGTACCTTATTATTCAAAGTATTAGTAAGTTTGTACCACTGTTTACTATTTGTATGCCTTTAAACGCCTACACATATTTGGTAGATGTCTAAAATCATCTTTGAATTGATTGAACTCGATAAGaatgttttaaatattacaatttatatactcaattaactttatttattatattaagtggTCAAAAATTTGTAGGGCTTAAGTAAGAATGTTGTTATTGAATCGTTCTAACAATCATCGATTTAACTAGAAACGTCTGCTGAAGCACTGATAGTTAGTGCCATCGTGATATGTTTTGTATCTTTCGTAagtgtgataataaaataaataataagataaCGTTTGTGGTTGTTTTTTTAATCCTTAATCCCAATGGAATTGATAACAACCCCCTAAATTCTCTTAGATAAGTTCACGGACATCATTTACTTATTTGGTACTAGGGGATaaccgcggcttcgcccgcgtggctttcgattttttaaatcccgtaggaactctttgattttccgggataaaaagtagcctatgtccttccccgggatgtattccaAGGCTGTacgtttcattaaaatcggttcagcggttgggccgtgacaacatagcagacagacacactttcgcatttataatattagtatggatagagaCGGCTTGCTTCCCGGATACCTACGAGCTAGGTATAGGATCAGTAGATAGTATcacggaaaatcacagagtgccctcagaattaaaaaaaccaaaacccACGCGGGGTCAGGGGTTTATTAAGCTTTTCTTCAATTATAAGCATCAAAATTGTCCCTTAGGATTCTATCCCACAGAACCGTTTCCATCGGGTCATAAGTGCGGATGTGTCCTCTTTCGTCGGAAAATGCGGTCATAAGGCCTCATttgcacgagagcttttttaacgtccatcaaaaaagcgttcaaatagaacaaatgcattcccaagtatctgttcactgA contains:
- the LOC123880061 gene encoding mucin-19-like isoform X3; translated protein: MDPRIALCFLLCTVYVKCGEVDIITEPRPGEEYVLVSSGQQTPIRNFETSHKIPEKHPNYRLTKPEDGDRVFKKLHSGKAKHPSEGIVSIEEDKKALSKKGQKIKNSESIEVDIPVSKIEDIKIKENVKDVDINPKMAVALEAFSESGKLSSNDGTTTQKPVLTTATSVPSKAYDYIPINFDTIDDINSGLLSSNVKLETAGSEQKQHSRIQVKKGPNGQDYEYEYIYYYYDEDEDSKKDTKGKVASVTTAPVLNSHDGPQKVENENQIAKETRPKSKYSTIDRSSATTTAIPEVHNEVNQTPSRGRSRGRNITPAPVEEESREERRPSSELVDLDSFKTHSGGIPAQYKEPPTRYSAESKTTTESVESSPANEPSHTKESQREGHSLSSRIRFQEILDDSKLPPDYKQTTTYDQDTTEYTTMTAMEKVALDLYAYLAGENLNNEISPSSELSLDASTAVGEDAWTTEVVSTTEEETTPTTTTTTTTTTTTTTTTPAPTTTTTTAAPTRPSRFKGRPGARSRAPASTSAATEAPQETSTRVRGRFGKPNGVRKTTAAAAAAVETSTSAAPVEKPAQAKQAFGRRGLFAGRTRPSTSAPVQDAPNTNAPTEGSAPRPRLRPGQRRIGTTTTVAPTSAEAGETAAPVTNPSSGEVIETTPIPSRTIGRKPGSRPVALRPGPRLNIRPSARLRPGLTSAAPTEPASEAPVGETPAPEAPATESDPEASAPTAAPEQPRGVLKLRNRLQVSPSPKPRVAVTPPARRPNPLLKKRLPSTEATTEAPKKSTESSEESTSAEKSEAEAETEAAPAETTPAPPLRGLDALIARRRAAGIGGRPVRPARGARSP
- the LOC123880061 gene encoding mucin-19-like isoform X1, whose translation is MDPRIALCFLLCTVYVKCGEVDIITEPRPGEEYVLVSSGQQTPIRNFETSHKIPEKHPNYRLTKPEDGDRVFKKLHSGKAKHPSEGIVSIEEDKKALSKKGQKIKNSESIEVDIPVSKIEDIKIKENVKDVDINPKMAVALEAFSESGKLSSNDGTTTQKPVLTTATSVPSKAYDYIPINFDTIDDINSGLLSSNVKLETAGSEQKQHSRIQVKKGPNGQDYEYEYIYYYYDEDEDSKKDTKGKVASVTTAPVLNSHDGPQKVENENQIAKETRPKSKYSTIDRSSATTTAIPEVHNEVNQTPSRGRSRGRNITPAPVEEESREERLPSSTRFPPRGRNFVGSSSTTRAPEVSSETIRHRGRSQVDNVADESIGQTRSRTRAHIRRPSSELVDLDSFKTHSGGIPAQYKEPPTRYSAESKTTTESVESSPANEPSHTKESQREGHSLSSRIRFQEILDDSKLPPDYKQTTTYDQDTTEYTTMTAMEKVALDLYAYLAGENLNNEISPSSELSLDASTAVGEDAWTTEVVSTTEEETTPTTTTTTTTTTTTTTTTPAPTTTTTTAAPTRPSRFKGRPGARSRAPASTSAATEAPQETSTRVRGRFGKPNGVRKTTAAAAAAVETSTSAAPVEKPAQAKQAFGRRGLFAGRTRPSTSAPVQDAPNTNAPTEGSAPRPRLRPGQRRIGTTTTVAPTSAEAGETAAPVTNPSSGEVIETTPIPSRTIGRKPGSRPVALRPGPRLNIRPSARLRPGLTSAAPTEPASEAPVGETPAPEAPATESDPEASAPTAAPEQPRGVLKLRNRLQVSPSPKPRVAVTPPARRPNPLLKKRLPSTEATTEAPKKSTESSEESTSAEKSEAEAETEAAPAETTPAPPLRGLDALIARRRAAGIGGRPVRPARGARSP
- the LOC123880061 gene encoding flocculation protein FLO11-like isoform X2, with protein sequence MDPRIALCFLLCTVYVKCGEVDIITEPRPGEEYVLVSSGQQTPIRNFETSHKIPEKHPNYRLTKPEDGDRVFKKLHSGKAKHPSEGIVSIEEDKKALSKKGQKIKNSESIEVDIPVSKIEDIKIKENVKDVDINPKMAVALEAFSESGKLSSNDGTTTQKPVLTTATSVPSKAYDYIPINFDTIDDINSGLLSSNVKLETAGSEQKQHSRIQVKKGPNGQDYEYEYIYYYYDEDEDSKKDTKGKVASVTTAPVLNSHDGPQKVENENQIAKETRPKSKYSTIDRSSATTTAIPEVHNEVNQTPSRGRSRGRNITPAPVEEESREERLPSSTRFPPRGRNFVGSSSTTRAPEVSSETIRHRGRSQVDNVADESIGQTRSRTRAHIRRPSSELVDLDSFKTHSGGIPAQYKEPPTRYSAESKTTTESVESSPANEPSHTKESQREGHSLSSRIRFQEILDDSKLPPDYKQTTTYDQDTTEYTTMTAMEKVALDLYAYLAGENLNNEISPSSELSLDASTAVGEDAWTTEVVSTTEEETTPTTTTTTTTTTTTTTTTPAPTTTTTTAAPTRPSRFKGRPGARSRAPASTSAATEAPQETSTRVRGRFGKPNGVRKTTAAAAAAVETSTSAAPVEKPAQAKAFGRRGLFAGRTRPSTSAPVQDAPNTNAPTEGSAPRPRLRPGQRRIGTTTTVAPTSAEAGETAAPVTNPSSGEVIETTPIPSRTIGRKPGSRPVALRPGPRLNIRPSARLRPGLTSAAPTEPASEAPVGETPAPEAPATESDPEASAPTAAPEQPRGVLKLRNRLQVSPSPKPRVAVTPPARRPNPLLKKRLPSTEATTEAPKKSTESSEESTSAEKSEAEAETEAAPAETTPAPPLRGLDALIARRRAAGIGGRPVRPARGARSP